One Microbacterium marinum genomic window carries:
- a CDS encoding ATP-binding cassette domain-containing protein — MVLDADPQTGAVALELTRVVKSFGPVVALRSGSLRLRSGSIHALIGENGAGKSTLVKIIAGLYRRDSGDFLLEGESVDFTSTAQSKAAGIAVIYQEPTLFPDLSVTENIFMGRQPTGRLGRIDRKAMRDEAAQIFQRLGVGLDPERITEGLSIADQQIIEIAKAISLDARVLIMDEPTAALSGVEVERLFAVARSLRDEGRALLFISHRFDEVFALCDTVTVMRDGAYVETTPLAETTVDDLVRQMVGRDVTELYPKLPSDVGEVVLSVEGLTRRGVFSDVSFDLRAGEIVGLAGLVGAGRSEVARAIFGVDSYESGSVILHGASLPKGNPQKATARGIALVPEDRRRQGLVLDDGVSRNVTLAIRSKLAKWGLIWNGLENAAARVWASRLEVKTAALDAETGTLSGGNQQKVVIGKWLATEPTVLIVDEPTRGIDVGTKSEVHRLLSELAQQGLAILMISSELPEVLGMADRVLVMREGRLTGQFTRAEATPEAVMFAATADAEDAA; from the coding sequence GTGGTCCTCGATGCCGACCCGCAGACCGGAGCAGTCGCGCTCGAACTCACGCGCGTCGTGAAGTCGTTCGGCCCGGTCGTCGCACTGCGCTCGGGAAGCCTGCGCCTGCGCTCCGGCTCCATTCACGCCCTCATCGGCGAGAACGGTGCCGGCAAGTCCACGCTTGTGAAGATCATCGCCGGGCTCTACCGACGGGACTCCGGCGACTTCCTCCTGGAAGGCGAGTCCGTCGACTTCACCAGCACCGCGCAGTCCAAGGCCGCGGGCATCGCGGTGATCTATCAGGAGCCGACCCTGTTCCCCGACCTCTCGGTCACCGAGAACATCTTCATGGGTCGGCAGCCGACGGGGCGCCTCGGCCGCATCGACCGCAAGGCGATGCGCGACGAGGCCGCGCAGATCTTCCAGCGTCTCGGCGTGGGGCTCGATCCCGAGCGCATCACCGAAGGGCTCTCGATCGCCGACCAGCAGATCATCGAGATCGCGAAGGCGATCTCGCTGGACGCGAGAGTGCTCATCATGGATGAGCCCACCGCCGCCCTCTCCGGGGTCGAGGTGGAACGCCTCTTCGCCGTCGCGCGCAGCCTCCGCGATGAGGGTCGCGCGCTGCTGTTCATCTCCCACCGCTTCGACGAGGTCTTCGCCCTCTGCGACACCGTGACCGTCATGCGCGACGGGGCATACGTCGAGACGACGCCGCTCGCCGAGACCACCGTGGACGACCTCGTGCGCCAGATGGTGGGCCGCGACGTGACCGAGCTGTACCCGAAGCTGCCGTCCGACGTCGGTGAGGTGGTCCTCTCCGTCGAGGGCCTCACTCGCCGTGGCGTGTTCAGTGACGTGTCCTTCGACCTGCGGGCCGGGGAGATCGTCGGGCTCGCGGGTCTCGTCGGTGCCGGCCGCAGTGAAGTCGCCCGCGCCATCTTCGGCGTCGACTCGTACGAGTCCGGGTCGGTCATCCTCCACGGAGCGTCGCTCCCCAAGGGCAACCCGCAGAAGGCGACCGCCCGCGGAATCGCCCTCGTCCCCGAGGACCGGCGCCGGCAGGGCCTCGTGCTCGACGACGGGGTGTCCCGCAACGTCACGCTCGCCATCCGCTCCAAACTCGCGAAGTGGGGGCTGATCTGGAACGGCCTCGAGAACGCCGCGGCGCGGGTGTGGGCGAGCCGGCTCGAAGTCAAGACTGCTGCACTGGATGCCGAGACGGGCACGCTCTCGGGTGGCAACCAGCAGAAGGTCGTCATCGGCAAGTGGCTGGCGACCGAGCCCACGGTCCTCATCGTGGATGAGCCGACCCGTGGCATCGACGTCGGAACGAAGTCCGAGGTCCACCGCCTCCTCAGCGAGCTCGCCCAGCAGGGCCTCGCGATCCTCATGATCTCGTCGGAGCTCCCGGAGGTGCTCGGCATGGCCGACCGGGTCCTCGTGATGAGAGAGGGCCGCCTGACCGGCCAGTTCACCCGGGCGGAAGCGACACCCGAAGCAGTGATGTTCGCAGCGACGGCGGACGCGGAGGACGCAGCATGA
- a CDS encoding LacI family DNA-binding transcriptional regulator yields the protein MPVRIRDVAERAGVSVGTVSNVLNRPEEVSSDSVERVTRAIEELGYIRNDAARKLRAGVSTTVGFVVLDGQNPFYNDVVRGAEDEATRHGIAILYGNTDEDVSRERMYLDLFQEQQVRGLLIAPYGDVTARLQRLRASGIAAVLVDRFSGDGRFSSVSVDSVAGGRLAVDHLIDTGRRRIAFVGGPFDIRQVNDRLAGARAAAENAGSHVDLEVIATGAMTVDEGAAAGARLLARSRREWPDALFAANDLLALGLLQALVVDGRARVPDDIAIIGFDDIPFAGAAAVPLSSIRQPSRMIGRTALRIVLEEADDPDSIPRQTVFPPELIVRASTAG from the coding sequence ATGCCGGTCCGCATCAGGGATGTCGCCGAACGCGCCGGCGTCTCCGTGGGCACCGTCTCGAACGTGCTCAATCGCCCGGAGGAAGTCTCGTCCGATTCCGTCGAACGGGTCACGCGAGCGATCGAAGAGCTCGGCTACATCCGCAACGACGCCGCACGCAAGCTGCGAGCAGGAGTCTCGACGACGGTCGGATTCGTCGTCCTCGACGGGCAGAACCCGTTCTACAACGACGTCGTGCGCGGCGCGGAAGACGAGGCGACACGTCACGGCATCGCGATCCTGTACGGCAACACCGACGAGGACGTCTCGCGTGAGCGCATGTACCTCGACCTGTTCCAGGAGCAGCAGGTGCGGGGACTCCTCATCGCCCCCTACGGCGATGTGACCGCACGACTCCAGCGACTCCGGGCGAGCGGCATCGCCGCCGTCCTCGTCGACCGTTTCAGCGGCGACGGCCGGTTCTCCTCGGTCTCCGTCGACAGCGTCGCAGGAGGACGACTCGCCGTCGACCACCTCATCGATACGGGCAGACGACGCATCGCCTTCGTCGGCGGCCCGTTCGACATCCGGCAGGTCAATGACCGTCTCGCCGGAGCCCGCGCCGCCGCGGAGAACGCCGGTTCGCACGTCGACCTCGAAGTGATCGCGACGGGCGCCATGACCGTCGACGAGGGCGCCGCCGCGGGCGCGCGTCTGCTCGCCCGCTCGCGGCGCGAGTGGCCCGACGCCCTCTTCGCTGCGAACGACCTTCTCGCGCTGGGGCTGCTTCAGGCGCTGGTCGTCGACGGACGCGCCCGCGTTCCCGACGACATCGCCATCATCGGTTTCGACGACATCCCCTTCGCGGGCGCGGCGGCCGTCCCGCTCTCCTCGATCCGGCAGCCGAGTCGCATGATCGGACGCACCGCGCTGCGCATCGTCCTCGAAGAGGCCGACGATCCCGACAGCATCCCGCGGCAGACCGTATTCCCCCCCGAGCTGATCGTGAGGGCCTCGACCGCGGGCTGA
- a CDS encoding DHA2 family efflux MFS transporter permease subunit has translation MTLSASRPETASVPTAPEASPRTGPVIALLVAAAFVVILNETIMGVALPRLMADLDITAATAQWLTTGFLLTMAVVIPLTGYLLARFPLRGVFLTAMTLFAAGTLIAALAPGFGVLLAGRVVQASGTAIMMPLLMTTVLNVVPASHRGRMMGVISIVIAVAPAVGPTVSGLILSVLDWRWMFWLVLPIALLALALGALWVRNVTETREARFDVLSVILSALGFGGLIFGLSSIGESASGHAPVPVWIPLVVGAASLVAFVARQLVLQRTDAALLDLRVFRSRAFRLAVVLVVVVMAALFGSLILLPIYLQQVLGLDTLAVGLMLLPGGILMGLIAPVVGGLFDRFGPTPLVIPGMIVAAAALWRMTTFDSATTVGWVITVHVTLNLGLGCVFTPLLTSALGSLPHALYSHGSATVGTLQQVAGAAGTALFVTLMSVGAASALQNGVDAVQATAAGVHTAFVVGAIVASAAVILAFFVRKPSEIAPGEAVLAH, from the coding sequence GTGACTTTGAGCGCTTCCCGTCCTGAAACGGCATCCGTACCCACGGCCCCGGAGGCCTCGCCCCGCACCGGACCCGTCATCGCCCTCCTCGTGGCGGCGGCGTTCGTCGTGATCCTCAACGAGACGATCATGGGCGTGGCGCTTCCCCGGCTCATGGCCGACCTCGACATCACGGCCGCCACCGCGCAGTGGCTGACGACCGGCTTCCTGCTGACGATGGCCGTCGTCATCCCGCTGACGGGCTACCTCCTGGCTCGCTTCCCCCTGCGCGGCGTCTTCCTCACGGCGATGACGCTGTTCGCGGCGGGAACCCTGATCGCGGCGCTCGCTCCCGGCTTCGGCGTGCTGCTGGCCGGACGCGTCGTGCAGGCCTCGGGCACGGCGATCATGATGCCGCTGCTCATGACGACGGTCCTCAACGTCGTCCCCGCCTCGCACCGCGGCCGGATGATGGGAGTGATCAGCATCGTGATCGCCGTGGCGCCTGCCGTGGGCCCGACGGTGTCGGGCCTCATCCTCTCCGTGCTCGACTGGCGCTGGATGTTCTGGCTCGTGCTGCCGATCGCCCTGCTCGCCCTCGCCCTTGGCGCACTGTGGGTGCGCAACGTCACCGAGACGCGGGAAGCCCGCTTCGACGTGCTCTCGGTCATCCTCTCGGCGCTCGGATTCGGTGGCCTCATCTTCGGGCTCAGCTCGATCGGTGAATCGGCGTCGGGCCACGCGCCCGTCCCGGTGTGGATCCCGCTCGTCGTGGGCGCGGCGTCGCTGGTGGCTTTCGTTGCCCGGCAGCTGGTGCTGCAGCGCACCGACGCTGCCCTGCTCGACCTGCGGGTGTTCCGCTCACGTGCGTTCCGGCTCGCGGTCGTCCTCGTGGTCGTCGTGATGGCGGCGCTGTTCGGCTCGCTCATCCTCCTGCCGATCTACCTCCAGCAGGTCCTCGGTCTCGACACCCTCGCGGTGGGCCTCATGCTCCTGCCCGGCGGCATCCTGATGGGTCTCATCGCTCCCGTCGTCGGCGGCCTCTTCGACCGCTTCGGCCCGACCCCGCTCGTGATCCCCGGCATGATCGTCGCCGCCGCGGCGCTGTGGAGGATGACGACCTTCGACAGCGCGACAACCGTGGGCTGGGTGATCACTGTGCACGTGACGCTGAACCTCGGCCTCGGCTGCGTCTTCACCCCGTTGCTCACCTCGGCGCTGGGCTCGCTGCCGCACGCGCTGTACTCGCACGGCAGCGCCACCGTCGGCACCCTGCAGCAGGTCGCCGGCGCCGCCGGAACCGCCCTGTTCGTCACGCTGATGTCGGTGGGCGCGGCATCCGCTCTGCAGAACGGGGTGGATGCCGTCCAGGCGACAGCCGCGGGCGTGCACACGGCGTTCGTGGTCGGCGCGATCGTCGCCAGTGCGGCGGTGATCCTCGCCTTCTTCGTCCGGAAGCCGTCGGAGATCGCGCCGGGGGAGGCCGTCCTGGCCCACTGA
- a CDS encoding TetR family transcriptional regulator — translation MAPDSITDDAATPGLRERRRRETLRELSDAALELFEQHGVHGTTVDDIAARAGTSPRTFFRYFPTKEAAVFPSSEDAAELVRAMTDAIARGETLIRAIEHSWLRLLADFDAHPGEHRRALRFRRLVGAEPTLLALALRNEAEQTDRLTDAAVDAAGADADVLTTRAAIAAVALIVRLAFDEWAGRAEAGTAASVHAIYLELRRGVASLAEQLNDPAPH, via the coding sequence GTGGCTCCCGATTCGATCACCGACGACGCTGCGACGCCCGGCCTCCGCGAGCGCCGCCGACGCGAGACGCTGCGGGAGCTGTCGGACGCGGCCCTCGAGCTCTTCGAGCAGCACGGCGTTCACGGAACGACCGTCGACGACATCGCGGCGCGCGCCGGCACCTCTCCCCGCACGTTCTTCCGCTACTTCCCGACGAAGGAGGCGGCGGTGTTCCCGAGTTCGGAGGATGCCGCCGAGCTCGTCCGCGCGATGACCGATGCGATCGCCCGCGGCGAGACGCTCATCCGCGCGATCGAGCACAGTTGGCTACGTCTGCTCGCCGACTTCGACGCGCACCCCGGCGAGCACCGGCGGGCTCTCCGCTTCCGACGGCTGGTCGGAGCCGAGCCCACCCTTCTTGCGCTGGCGCTCCGCAACGAAGCGGAGCAGACGGATCGGCTGACCGACGCCGCCGTCGACGCCGCGGGCGCGGACGCCGACGTCCTCACCACGCGGGCAGCGATCGCCGCCGTCGCGCTGATCGTCCGCCTCGCCTTCGACGAGTGGGCCGGGCGTGCCGAAGCGGGAACCGCGGCCAGCGTGCACGCGATCTACCTCGAGCTGCGCCGCGGCGTGGCATCCCTGGCCGAACAGCTGAACGACCCCGCTCCCCACTGA
- a CDS encoding peptidoglycan DD-metalloendopeptidase family protein → MTLDTPATDASGARRDRRPAVSGGGSLTRAEYRRIAAEAEAARLEAELAATIESPVASTPAQIVVDTVAAALPLRRRVRAAQEVPPVPAPASHAPEFLDETVILPSATSTHLAAEQPGPRIDDEFELAARVFSFTGETPIQVARAAVDAQETPVARVRTGGAPKARRAKVAFGRLAAASFSVSVVGIVGAFAVVTTTPVSVVSAFGPAASADISLVAPEKASAKTEIQAYVAASDAKSSDLARSDQYDIESMADVAADSGVTQFAGTWVNDSESNIQWPFPVGVPISAAFGSSSYLSKFATPHRGVDLTPGQGAEIHAVAAGTVRIATESGGDYGVTVVIDHIIDGQLVSTRYGHMESGSLRVSAGETVEVGDVIGTVGSTGKSTGPHLHLEVLLGGTQRVDPMAWMYEHTAE, encoded by the coding sequence TTGACCCTCGACACCCCCGCGACCGACGCCTCCGGCGCCCGTCGTGACCGGCGACCCGCCGTGTCCGGCGGCGGTTCGCTGACTCGTGCCGAGTACCGTCGCATCGCGGCGGAAGCCGAGGCCGCCCGGCTCGAGGCGGAGCTCGCGGCGACCATCGAAAGCCCCGTCGCGTCGACGCCCGCGCAGATCGTCGTCGACACGGTCGCCGCAGCGCTTCCGCTGCGCCGTCGCGTCCGCGCTGCGCAGGAGGTTCCGCCCGTTCCGGCCCCGGCCTCTCACGCGCCGGAGTTCCTCGACGAGACGGTGATCCTGCCCTCGGCGACGTCGACGCACCTTGCCGCCGAGCAGCCGGGTCCGCGCATCGACGACGAGTTCGAGCTCGCCGCCCGCGTCTTCTCCTTCACCGGCGAGACGCCGATCCAGGTGGCCCGCGCGGCCGTCGACGCACAGGAGACGCCGGTCGCCCGCGTGCGCACCGGGGGAGCGCCGAAGGCCCGACGCGCCAAGGTCGCCTTCGGGCGCCTCGCTGCGGCATCCTTCTCCGTCTCCGTCGTCGGCATCGTCGGCGCCTTCGCCGTCGTCACGACCACTCCCGTCTCGGTCGTCAGCGCGTTCGGCCCCGCGGCATCCGCTGACATCTCGCTCGTTGCGCCCGAGAAGGCCAGTGCGAAGACCGAGATCCAGGCGTACGTCGCCGCTTCCGACGCCAAGTCGAGCGACCTGGCCCGCTCCGACCAGTACGACATCGAGTCGATGGCGGATGTGGCGGCGGATTCCGGTGTCACCCAGTTCGCCGGTACATGGGTGAACGATTCGGAGTCGAACATCCAGTGGCCGTTCCCGGTCGGTGTGCCGATCTCGGCCGCGTTCGGGTCGTCGTCGTACCTCTCCAAGTTCGCGACGCCGCACCGCGGTGTCGACCTGACGCCCGGCCAGGGTGCCGAGATCCACGCGGTCGCTGCGGGCACCGTGCGTATCGCGACGGAGAGCGGCGGTGACTACGGTGTGACGGTCGTCATCGACCACATCATCGACGGTCAGCTCGTCTCCACCCGCTACGGGCACATGGAGTCCGGCTCCCTGCGCGTGTCGGCGGGCGAGACCGTCGAGGTCGGCGACGTGATCGGCACCGTCGGGTCGACGGGCAAGTCCACCGGCCCGCACCTCCACCTCGAGGTGCTCCTCGGCGGGACCCAGCGGGTCGACCCGATGGCGTGGATGTACGAGCATACTGCGGAGTGA
- a CDS encoding inositol monophosphatase family protein yields MDAAALADLALDIAREAGDLARRRREEGVAIAATKSALADIVTEADREVELLIRARLDEARPDDGFLGEESGAERGVSGITWVVDPIDGTVNYAYGMPHYAVSIAAVEGEPDPVTWSALAGVVHNPATGEMFSAVRGGGSFLGSRRLAVSEVGEAGGLVATGFGYDPATHAGDLARVATVMPLLRDLRRAGAASLDLAYVASGRLDGYFERGLHPWDHAAGALLVEEAGGVVTGAPGGRPGRAMTVAAGATLHARLVEAIGL; encoded by the coding sequence ATGGATGCCGCCGCGCTCGCCGATCTCGCCCTCGACATCGCCCGCGAGGCCGGTGACCTGGCTCGCCGTCGACGTGAGGAGGGGGTCGCGATCGCCGCGACGAAGTCGGCGCTCGCCGACATCGTCACGGAGGCCGACCGCGAGGTGGAGCTTCTGATCCGTGCGCGCCTGGACGAGGCACGTCCGGACGACGGCTTCTTGGGGGAGGAGTCGGGGGCGGAGCGAGGTGTTTCCGGAATCACCTGGGTCGTGGATCCGATCGACGGCACGGTGAACTACGCCTACGGGATGCCGCACTACGCCGTCAGTATCGCGGCGGTCGAAGGCGAGCCCGACCCCGTGACCTGGTCGGCATTGGCGGGCGTCGTCCACAACCCCGCGACGGGCGAGATGTTCTCTGCGGTGCGCGGCGGCGGCTCATTCCTAGGCTCGCGGCGGCTCGCGGTGAGCGAGGTCGGAGAGGCCGGCGGGCTCGTCGCGACCGGCTTCGGGTACGACCCGGCGACCCATGCCGGCGACCTCGCGCGCGTCGCGACAGTGATGCCCCTGCTTCGCGACCTTCGGCGGGCGGGCGCGGCATCGCTCGATCTCGCGTACGTGGCATCCGGTCGCCTGGACGGCTACTTCGAACGAGGGCTGCACCCGTGGGATCACGCCGCCGGCGCGCTGCTCGTCGAGGAGGCCGGCGGCGTGGTCACCGGGGCGCCGGGCGGACGGCCGGGGCGGGCCATGACGGTGGCCGCCGGAGCGACCCTCCATGCCCGCCTGGTCGAGGCGATCGGACTGTGA
- a CDS encoding phytoene desaturase family protein — translation MASTRDVIIVGGGHNALVAAAYLARAGRSVTVLERLSHVGGAAVSEQPWEGVDARLSRYSYLVSLLPSSIIRDLGLDIRLKRRRYSSYTPLPGDPGRGVLVDGGDEAATMASFARATGDPREAERFADFYDRLRPLATTLFPTVTSPLVRAADARAALGDDDLWEAVTERPLGELIRDALTVDVTRGIAFTDGLIGTFATADDPSLRQNRCFLYHVIGGGTGDWDVPIGGMGSVSGALERAARAAGAEIRTGSTVVSVTPDGEVTLDDGSTLHATLVLSGVGLAVLDRLLASGGAATPSAEPPRPEGAQVKVNMLLRRLPRLHDATVDPRAAFAGTFHINETLTQLDAAHARAASGGIPDPLPAEIYCHSLTDPSILGAELRDEGAQTLTLFGLQVPHRLVADGVADRASLLQAAQRSLDSVLAEPISDVVYEAPDGSPCIEARTTADLEDALGMAGGDIFHGDLSWPWAPDDAPLDTPAQRWGVATAHDRVLVCGSGARRGGAVSGIGGHNAAMAALEILSR, via the coding sequence ATGGCCAGCACCCGTGACGTCATCATCGTCGGCGGCGGGCACAACGCCCTCGTCGCCGCCGCTTACCTCGCCCGCGCCGGACGGAGCGTGACCGTGCTCGAACGCCTCTCGCACGTGGGCGGGGCGGCCGTGTCGGAGCAGCCGTGGGAAGGCGTCGATGCGCGCCTGTCGAGGTACTCCTACCTCGTCAGCCTGCTGCCCTCCTCGATCATCCGAGACCTGGGGCTCGACATCCGACTGAAGCGGCGTCGCTACTCCTCGTACACACCGCTCCCGGGCGACCCCGGTCGCGGCGTCCTCGTCGACGGTGGCGATGAGGCAGCGACGATGGCGAGCTTCGCGCGCGCCACGGGAGACCCGCGCGAGGCGGAGCGTTTCGCCGACTTCTACGACCGCCTGCGTCCCCTGGCGACCACACTCTTCCCCACGGTGACCTCTCCCCTCGTGCGCGCAGCCGACGCCCGGGCGGCTCTCGGCGACGACGACCTCTGGGAGGCGGTCACCGAGCGCCCCCTCGGCGAGCTCATCCGCGACGCCCTCACCGTTGACGTCACGAGGGGCATCGCGTTCACCGACGGGCTCATCGGGACGTTCGCGACGGCGGACGACCCCTCGCTCCGGCAGAACCGCTGCTTCCTGTACCACGTCATCGGCGGCGGCACCGGGGACTGGGACGTGCCGATCGGCGGGATGGGGAGTGTGAGCGGCGCCCTCGAGCGCGCCGCACGCGCCGCCGGCGCCGAGATCCGGACCGGGTCCACCGTCGTATCGGTGACCCCCGACGGTGAGGTGACCCTCGACGACGGCTCCACCCTGCACGCGACGCTCGTCCTCAGCGGCGTCGGCCTCGCGGTCCTCGACCGGCTGCTGGCTTCCGGCGGCGCCGCGACCCCGAGCGCGGAACCCCCGCGTCCCGAGGGCGCCCAGGTGAAGGTCAACATGCTGCTCCGGCGCCTCCCCCGCCTCCACGACGCGACCGTTGATCCCCGCGCCGCCTTCGCCGGCACCTTCCACATCAATGAGACGCTGACCCAATTGGATGCCGCGCACGCGCGAGCCGCGAGCGGCGGCATCCCCGATCCCCTCCCCGCCGAGATCTACTGCCACTCACTGACCGACCCGAGCATCCTCGGTGCCGAGCTTCGCGACGAGGGCGCGCAGACGCTGACGCTGTTCGGACTGCAGGTTCCGCACCGTCTCGTCGCCGACGGCGTCGCCGATCGGGCGTCGCTGTTGCAGGCGGCTCAGCGCTCGCTCGACTCCGTGCTCGCCGAGCCGATCTCCGATGTCGTCTACGAAGCGCCCGACGGCTCCCCGTGCATCGAGGCGCGCACGACCGCCGACCTCGAGGATGCACTCGGCATGGCCGGTGGCGACATCTTCCACGGTGACCTGTCGTGGCCGTGGGCACCCGACGACGCACCGCTCGACACCCCGGCACAGCGATGGGGCGTCGCCACGGCGCATGATCGGGTGCTCGTCTGCGGGTCGGGCGCGCGACGAGGCGGCGCCGTCAGCGGCATCGGCGGCCACAACGCGGCCATGGCCGCCCTGGAGATCCTCAGCCGCTGA
- a CDS encoding VOC family protein, with amino-acid sequence MATPAVHDKTLNPNTGMDAVTLRVGDLETMSSYYAGALALEPIEERSRGTEVHRVLGRGRTPMVRLIGTPGLPAVDPRQAGLFHTAFLFDDAPALAATVYRAAQDPRSRFTGSSDHLVSEAFYFTDPEGNGIELYVDRARDQWRYAAGELQMSTLYLDPNAYLREHLTEDALSGVADADGRVGHVHLQVGDIAAARAFYVDALGFETTVASYPGALFASAGGYHHHVAMNTWNSGGAGPRAAGLGLGDVAITVPSREDLDALASRLVDRHQPFADSGRDIVVADPWGTQVTVGLPDRGVDDLLDR; translated from the coding sequence ATGGCAACGCCTGCCGTCCACGACAAGACCCTCAACCCCAACACGGGGATGGATGCCGTCACGCTGCGCGTCGGTGATCTCGAGACCATGTCCTCCTACTACGCGGGCGCCCTCGCATTGGAACCGATCGAGGAGCGGTCACGCGGCACCGAGGTGCATCGCGTGCTCGGCCGCGGACGCACCCCGATGGTCCGCCTCATCGGCACCCCCGGACTCCCGGCTGTCGACCCGCGGCAGGCCGGACTCTTCCACACGGCGTTCCTCTTCGACGACGCGCCCGCGCTGGCCGCGACGGTGTACCGGGCCGCCCAGGATCCGCGCAGTCGCTTCACCGGCTCGAGTGACCACCTCGTCAGCGAGGCGTTCTACTTCACCGACCCGGAGGGAAACGGCATCGAGCTCTACGTCGACCGCGCTCGGGACCAGTGGCGGTATGCGGCAGGCGAGCTGCAGATGTCCACCCTCTATCTCGACCCGAACGCGTACCTGCGCGAGCACCTCACCGAGGATGCCCTGTCCGGCGTGGCCGACGCGGACGGAAGAGTGGGCCACGTCCACCTGCAGGTCGGTGACATCGCGGCCGCCCGCGCGTTCTACGTCGACGCTCTCGGCTTCGAGACCACCGTCGCAAGCTACCCCGGCGCGTTGTTCGCCTCAGCCGGCGGATACCACCACCACGTCGCCATGAACACGTGGAACAGCGGCGGAGCGGGCCCCCGGGCGGCCGGCCTCGGACTCGGGGACGTCGCGATCACCGTGCCCTCGAGAGAAGACCTCGACGCCCTGGCATCCCGTCTCGTCGATCGCCATCAGCCCTTCGCGGACAGCGGGCGCGACATCGTCGTGGCCGACCCGTGGGGCACGCAGGTGACCGTGGGACTCCCCGACCGGGGCGTCGACGACCTGCTCGATCGGTGA
- a CDS encoding GlxA family transcriptional regulator: MRIGLIAIDGCFGSAIASIIDIVRVAEGARRDVDPRIDPIELAILGPKRRVTTTASMTLSVDHPLSESGEFDVVVVPALGTLTAAATNDVLQSRDARSVIASLGRLDEATTRIAAACTGVFAVAETGRMHHRRATTSWFLGPEFLRRYPTVALDLDTMVVVDGNLVTAGAAFAHIDLALSLVRSISPDLAQHVAKLLIIDERPSQAAFVAYEHLRHEDPIVVEFERFVRARLDEPFNITFVAQSLGTSRRTLERRVRAALNLTPLGFVQRLRIERARHLLATTDLTSAEIALRVGYANAETLRSLLRRERRRSRPIAMP; the protein is encoded by the coding sequence ATGCGTATCGGACTGATCGCGATCGACGGCTGCTTCGGTTCGGCTATCGCGTCGATCATCGACATCGTGCGGGTGGCCGAGGGTGCCCGCCGCGATGTCGACCCGCGGATCGACCCGATCGAACTCGCCATCCTCGGACCGAAACGGCGAGTGACCACGACGGCATCGATGACACTGTCGGTGGACCACCCGCTGTCGGAGTCCGGAGAGTTCGACGTGGTCGTCGTCCCTGCGCTTGGAACCCTTACGGCCGCCGCTACCAACGACGTCCTCCAGAGCCGAGATGCTCGTTCGGTCATCGCCTCGCTCGGGCGCCTCGACGAGGCGACCACCCGGATCGCCGCGGCGTGCACCGGCGTGTTCGCCGTCGCCGAGACCGGACGGATGCATCATCGGCGGGCGACGACCAGCTGGTTCCTGGGGCCGGAGTTCCTGAGGCGCTATCCGACCGTCGCCCTCGATCTCGACACCATGGTCGTGGTCGACGGGAACCTCGTCACCGCCGGCGCCGCCTTCGCCCACATCGATCTCGCGCTCTCACTCGTGCGATCGATCAGCCCCGACCTGGCCCAACATGTCGCCAAGCTCCTCATCATCGACGAGCGCCCGTCGCAGGCGGCCTTCGTCGCCTACGAACATCTCCGGCACGAGGACCCGATCGTCGTCGAGTTCGAACGCTTCGTGCGCGCCCGCCTGGACGAACCGTTCAACATCACCTTCGTCGCGCAGTCGCTCGGCACCAGCCGGCGCACCCTCGAACGACGAGTCCGTGCGGCGCTCAACCTCACTCCGCTCGGCTTCGTCCAACGGCTTCGCATCGAACGAGCTCGGCACCTCTTAGCAACCACGGACCTCACCTCCGCCGAGATCGCGCTACGGGTCGGCTACGCGAACGCCGAGACCCTGCGCTCCCTCCTGCGCAGGGAGCGGCGCCGTTCCCGACCTATCGCCATGCCTTAG
- a CDS encoding putative quinol monooxygenase has translation MSTPASLPYAFVAKIVAADGQHDAVADLLAGAVALANEEVGTIVWFAVRTHADTFWIFDAFPDEAARDAHANGAIVAALMANQHLLGAAPEILAADVLASKLP, from the coding sequence ATGTCCACACCCGCATCACTTCCGTATGCCTTCGTCGCCAAGATCGTCGCGGCCGATGGACAGCACGACGCGGTCGCCGATCTGCTCGCCGGCGCTGTCGCACTCGCCAACGAAGAAGTAGGAACGATTGTCTGGTTCGCGGTCAGGACCCACGCCGACACCTTCTGGATCTTCGATGCATTCCCCGACGAGGCCGCTCGCGACGCCCACGCCAACGGCGCCATCGTCGCAGCCCTGATGGCCAACCAGCACCTCCTCGGCGCAGCACCCGAGATCCTGGCGGCCGACGTCCTCGCGTCCAAGCTCCCGTAG